In Candidatus Methylomirabilota bacterium, the DNA window TGGCCACCGCCTTCGCGGTCACCACCGGGTTGCGCTGCGGCAGGATGAGGATCGCGGTGCCGAGCTTGATCGTGCGGGTGGCCGAGGCGATGTAGGCGAGCCAGATCAGCGGGTCGGGGATCGGGAAGTCCTCGAGGCCCGAGCCCATGCGCCCGGAGGCGGAGTACGGATAGCGCGACTGGTAGGCCTGCGGCACCACCACGTGCTCGACCGTCCAGATCGAGTCGAAGCCGGCGGCCTCGGCGGCCTGCGCCAGCTCCACCGCCGCCGGTCCGTTGCCATAGCGTCCGAGGCTCGCGTAGCGCAATCCGAACTTCATGGCCGCTCTCCTTTGAAGGTGAGGCGCAGCAGTGGTCCGACGTCGGGCAGCGTGGGCAGACGCCCGAGGTGCTCCAGGAGCCGGTCCACCTGCGCGCCGGGCAGGACGACGCCGGCCAGCCGGCGGAACTTCTCCTCCACGTCGCGTCGAGACACCGGACGGCCGGGCGTGCCGCGCGCCGCCCGCACCGCCTCGTCGAGCACGCGCCCGTCACGCAGCCGCACGCGCATGCGGGCCTCGGGGATGCGGAGCGTGGAGTCGGCCACCGGCCGGATGCGGCCGGCCAGCGCGAGCAGGCTCGGCTCGGGCGCGGCGAAGTCGGACTCGGCGGCGTCGCCCCGGCTGAGCGCGAGCGCCGCGCAGTAGGCCGCGCTGAACTTGGCCTCGAGCCCGGTGCGGGGCGCCGGAATCGCCGCGACCTTGACCGCGAGCGGCGGCACGTGGCACTCGACTTCGGCGATCGCCTCGGCCGCCGGTGCGGCGCGCTCGCGGATCGCGCGGCCGGCGTCGATCGTCGCGTGCAGCAGATGGCAGGCCGCGTAGAGCTTGGTGCTGTTGTCGAGGATCTCGAAGCGGGTGCCCAGATCCGCCAGGGCCGGGCTCAGGTCGGTGAGGCCGACGAAGGTGCCGGGCAAGCCGGGCCGCGCGTCCAGGATCCCGGTGGGGCCGGTGAAGCCCTCGCGGGCGAGCAGGGCGGCCAGGATGCCGTTCATGGCGGCCTTGCCCGGATGGAGCGGCTTGCTCATCGTGCCGAGCGACTGCTCGAGCCCGGCGGCCTGCGTGCCCGCGATGCCGAGGGCGCGGCCCATCGGCTCGGCGGTGAGCCCCAGCAGCCGGCCCGCCGCCGCGACTGCCCCGAAGTGGCCGAGGACCGCGGTGACGTGGAAGCCGCGGTCGGCGAGCAACGGGCCGATCACCCGGCCGATCCGCGTCTCGACCTCGAAGCCGGCGACGAAGGCTTCGAGCACGGCCGCGCCGGAGCGGCCGCGCCACTCCGCGACGGCCAGCGCCGCCGGCGCGACCGGCGCCGAGCCGTGGACGATCGAGGCCAGGTGCGTGTCGTCGAAGTCGAGCGCGTGCCCCTGGGCGCCGTTGGCCAGCGCGGCCAGCAGCGCGCTGGTCCGGCGGCCGCGCCCGATGATCGTCGCCTGCGGGTCCCCGCCGCTGGCGCCCACCACCGTGTCGAGCGCGGCGGCCAGCGGCTCGGTCGAGCCTCGAATGGCCGCGCCGATCCAGTCGGTGAGGCAGAGCGCCGCGGCCTCGGTCACCGCGCCGGGGAGCGTGCGCAGGTCGAGACCCAGCGCGAAGTCGATGAGCGCGTCGGCGACCGGGGTCCGGCGATCGTCGGGCATCTAGGGCAGGATCACGTGCTCGGTGGTGATGATGATCGGCAGCGCGCCCGGCGCGATGAAGTGCGGCTCGTCGGCCCGCACGAGCGCGTACTGGGCGGTGCCGGCGGAGGCGCGCATCGCCTGGGTGTCGTCGAACCACGTGATGGCCACGCCGTCGTAGGCGGGCGTCCGTCCCCGCTCGTAGGCGGAGGCGCGCGTGTGGCTCTGCACGTAGCGGCGGATCATGGGGATCTGGGCGGCCAGTGGACCGTGGATGTCTCGCCAGTAGCGCTGGAACTCCGCCACCGCGAGACCGGGCTTGCGGGTGACGAGCTCCACGTTCTTGGCGGCCCCGGCCGGCACCGGCTCGTTCTTGATGACGTGCTCGTCGGTGGCGATCACCCGCGTCGCCGCGCGGTCGATGAAGCGCGCCTCGTCGGCCTCGACCGCCGCCATCTCCGGGCTGCCCCGCAACGCGTGCATCGCGCGGCCGTCGTCGAACCAGACCTCGGCGATGCCGTCCCAGACCGGCGTGCCCGTGCGATAGCCGGCCGGCCGCGTGTGCGACTGGACGTAGCGCCGGATGCCGGGCAAGCGCACCACCACCTCGGGATGACGCTCGCGCCAGTAGGCCTGGAAATCCTCCACCGACATCCCGGGCCGGCGCTTGATGCAGGTGACGACCTTGATCACGGCGGGATGATAGCAGCCGGCGCGCGGAGCGGCTAGCCGCGCAGGCGCGTCGCGATGCGCTGGACGGCCTCGACGCTGTCGGCGTGGGAGCCGAAGGCGGTCACGCGGAAGTACCCCTCGCCGCTCGGGCCGAAGCCCGAGCCGGGCACGCCCACGACCTGCGCCTCGGCCAGGAGCCGGTCGAAGAAATCCCACGACGACGTGCCCGCCGGCGTCCGGATCCAGA includes these proteins:
- a CDS encoding MmgE/PrpD family protein — protein: MPDDRRTPVADALIDFALGLDLRTLPGAVTEAAALCLTDWIGAAIRGSTEPLAAALDTVVGASGGDPQATIIGRGRRTSALLAALANGAQGHALDFDDTHLASIVHGSAPVAPAALAVAEWRGRSGAAVLEAFVAGFEVETRIGRVIGPLLADRGFHVTAVLGHFGAVAAAGRLLGLTAEPMGRALGIAGTQAAGLEQSLGTMSKPLHPGKAAMNGILAALLAREGFTGPTGILDARPGLPGTFVGLTDLSPALADLGTRFEILDNSTKLYAACHLLHATIDAGRAIRERAAPAAEAIAEVECHVPPLAVKVAAIPAPRTGLEAKFSAAYCAALALSRGDAAESDFAAPEPSLLALAGRIRPVADSTLRIPEARMRVRLRDGRVLDEAVRAARGTPGRPVSRRDVEEKFRRLAGVVLPGAQVDRLLEHLGRLPTLPDVGPLLRLTFKGERP
- a CDS encoding EthD domain-containing protein, whose amino-acid sequence is MIKVVTCIKRRPGMSVEDFQAYWRERHPEVVVRLPGIRRYVQSHTRPAGYRTGTPVWDGIAEVWFDDGRAMHALRGSPEMAAVEADEARFIDRAATRVIATDEHVIKNEPVPAGAAKNVELVTRKPGLAVAEFQRYWRDIHGPLAAQIPMIRRYVQSHTRASAYERGRTPAYDGVAITWFDDTQAMRASAGTAQYALVRADEPHFIAPGALPIIITTEHVILP